A single window of Nocardia sp. NBC_01327 DNA harbors:
- the rpmH gene encoding 50S ribosomal protein L34, whose translation MAKGKRTFQPNNRRRARVHGFRLRMRTRAGRAIVSARRGKGRDKLTA comes from the coding sequence GTGGCCAAGGGCAAGCGGACGTTCCAGCCGAACAACCGTCGTCGGGCGCGCGTCCACGGCTTCCGTCTCCGGATGCGGACCCGTGCGGGCCGCGCCATCGTGTCGGCTCGTCGTGGCAAGGGCCGCGACAAGCTGACTGCCTGA
- the rnpA gene encoding ribonuclease P protein component — MLPEPYRLHRRTDFSRTVRQGRRIGKRDLVVHVLLHDDQSSGPQPSIRVGGPRFGLIVSKAVGNAVVRHRVARRLRHICAAVAAEVPDGTDIVLRALPGAAAASSADLERQIRGGLRKLGTLADSVASSESSES; from the coding sequence GTGCTGCCTGAGCCGTATCGGCTGCACCGGCGTACCGACTTTTCCCGGACGGTGCGCCAGGGCCGGCGGATCGGGAAGCGGGATCTCGTTGTGCACGTACTGCTACACGACGATCAGTCCAGCGGGCCGCAACCATCCATCCGGGTGGGCGGTCCGCGTTTCGGGTTGATCGTCAGCAAGGCGGTGGGTAACGCGGTGGTTCGCCACCGGGTGGCCCGCCGCCTGCGTCATATCTGTGCGGCTGTCGCGGCGGAAGTACCCGACGGCACGGATATCGTGCTGCGCGCCCTGCCGGGCGCCGCGGCCGCCTCCTCCGCCGATCTCGAACGGCAGATTCGTGGCGGGCTGCGCAAACTCGGCACCCTGGCCGATTCTGTGGCTTCCAGTGAATCAAGCGAGTCATGA
- the yidD gene encoding membrane protein insertion efficiency factor YidD — translation MNALRAAARLPAKALIFLIELYRTYISPTRMPTCRFTPTCSEYAVTALRTRGLFVGLGLAAVRLAKCAPWHPGGWDPVPERASRHRHAAAAYEGSSSAVTGDTNDGST, via the coding sequence ATGAACGCGCTGCGCGCGGCGGCCCGCTTACCGGCCAAAGCTCTGATATTCCTCATCGAGCTGTATCGGACCTACATCTCCCCCACCCGCATGCCCACATGCCGCTTCACTCCCACGTGTAGTGAGTACGCGGTCACCGCACTGCGCACCCGCGGTCTGTTCGTCGGACTCGGACTGGCAGCCGTGCGTCTTGCGAAATGTGCGCCCTGGCACCCTGGTGGGTGGGACCCCGTACCGGAACGTGCTTCACGGCACCGGCACGCGGCAGCAGCCTATGAAGGGTCATCGTCCGCGGTGACCGGCGATACGAACGACGGGAGTACATAA
- the dnaA gene encoding chromosomal replication initiator protein DnaA — protein sequence MDDEQNVLTAVWPEVIAELASGSADGEIQPVSKAHKAWLGIIEPITFAQGFALLSVPGTMAQEVVERDLREPILRSLGRRGLQVEGLGVRIRAQQNSPVDRSPNAPRHARMTSRPERPREPDRAPMGYQPAPPAQPPAERPQQHYQERPDYPQPRYAPAQDYPSEYTERDAYPPVEFQQPQMAEQLPAPQPEPQQPPRRRENHRPPAMPPGQESLFSPEPTPQFQEPQPTPQFQEQQFQEPQPEPMPAQPTRRPVDEDRDRDDEPVVNARNSWPTYFNKSPEREAPQPSSANSLNAKYTFETFVIGASNRFAHAAAVAIAEAPARAYNPLFVWGASGLGKTHLLHAAGHYAQRLFPGMRVKYVSTEEFTNDFINSLRDDRKVAFKRRYRETDILLVDDIQFIEGKEGIQEEFFHTFNTLHNANKQIVVSSDRPPKQLATLEERLRTRFEWGLITDVQPPELETRIAILRKKARMDRLDVPHDVMELIATRVERNIRELEGALIRVTAFASLNGQPLDLSLAEVVLRDLMPDAATMEITASTIMAVTAEYFNTTLEELTGPGKARPLAQARQIAMYLCRELTDLSLPKIGQAFGRDHTTVMYADKKVRKEMTERRRVYDQVQELTARIKQRSR from the coding sequence GTGGACGACGAGCAGAATGTGCTGACAGCTGTCTGGCCCGAGGTGATCGCCGAACTCGCGAGCGGCTCGGCCGACGGTGAGATCCAGCCGGTCAGCAAGGCGCACAAAGCCTGGCTCGGCATCATCGAACCGATCACCTTCGCCCAGGGATTCGCCCTGCTCTCGGTACCCGGGACCATGGCGCAGGAGGTGGTGGAACGCGATCTGCGCGAGCCCATTCTGCGGTCCCTGGGCCGCCGTGGTCTCCAGGTCGAGGGCCTCGGTGTGCGGATCCGGGCACAGCAGAATTCCCCGGTCGACCGGTCGCCGAACGCACCCCGCCATGCCCGCATGACCTCCCGCCCCGAACGCCCCCGCGAGCCGGATCGGGCGCCCATGGGCTACCAGCCGGCACCCCCCGCGCAGCCGCCGGCCGAGCGTCCGCAACAGCACTACCAGGAGCGGCCGGACTATCCACAGCCGCGCTACGCACCCGCACAGGACTACCCCTCGGAGTACACCGAGCGCGATGCTTATCCACCTGTGGAATTCCAGCAGCCGCAGATGGCCGAACAGTTGCCGGCCCCGCAGCCGGAACCACAGCAGCCGCCGCGCCGACGCGAGAACCACCGCCCGCCGGCCATGCCGCCCGGGCAGGAATCGCTGTTCTCACCCGAGCCCACCCCGCAGTTCCAGGAGCCGCAGCCCACTCCGCAGTTCCAGGAGCAGCAGTTCCAGGAACCGCAGCCCGAGCCCATGCCCGCACAGCCCACCCGCCGTCCGGTGGACGAGGACCGGGATCGGGATGACGAGCCGGTGGTGAACGCTCGCAACTCGTGGCCGACGTACTTCAACAAGTCGCCCGAGCGGGAGGCGCCGCAGCCGTCCTCGGCCAACAGCCTGAACGCCAAGTACACCTTCGAGACCTTCGTCATCGGCGCCTCGAACCGGTTCGCGCACGCGGCCGCGGTCGCCATCGCGGAGGCTCCGGCGCGGGCCTACAACCCGCTGTTCGTTTGGGGCGCTTCAGGTTTGGGCAAAACGCACCTGCTGCACGCGGCCGGTCACTACGCCCAGCGACTGTTCCCCGGCATGCGGGTGAAGTACGTGTCCACCGAGGAATTCACCAACGACTTCATCAACTCGCTGCGCGACGACCGGAAGGTGGCGTTCAAGCGCCGCTACCGGGAGACCGACATCCTGCTGGTAGACGACATCCAGTTCATCGAGGGTAAGGAAGGTATCCAGGAGGAGTTCTTCCACACCTTCAACACCCTGCACAACGCCAACAAGCAGATCGTGGTGTCCTCGGACCGGCCGCCCAAGCAGCTGGCCACCCTGGAGGAGCGGCTGCGCACCCGCTTCGAATGGGGCCTCATCACCGATGTGCAGCCGCCGGAGCTGGAGACGCGGATCGCGATCCTGCGTAAGAAGGCCCGGATGGATCGCCTGGATGTGCCGCACGACGTGATGGAACTCATCGCGACCAGGGTGGAGCGCAATATCCGCGAGCTCGAGGGCGCGCTGATCCGGGTGACGGCGTTCGCCTCGCTCAACGGGCAGCCGCTGGATCTGTCGCTGGCCGAGGTGGTGCTGCGCGATCTCATGCCCGACGCCGCGACCATGGAGATCACGGCGTCCACGATCATGGCCGTGACCGCGGAGTACTTCAATACGACCCTGGAGGAACTGACCGGTCCGGGTAAGGCCCGGCCGCTGGCCCAGGCCCGCCAGATCGCCATGTACCTGTGCCGCGAACTGACCGACCTATCCCTGCCCAAGATCGGCCAGGCCTTCGGCCGCGACCATACGACGGTCATGTACGCCGACAAGAAGGTGCGCAAGGAGATGACCGAGCGCCGCCGGGTGTACGACCAGGTTCAGGAACTCACAGCCCGAATTAAACAGCGTTCGCGCTGA